A portion of the Marinobacter alexandrii genome contains these proteins:
- a CDS encoding HAMP domain-containing sensor histidine kinase, which translates to MKNAHIRVLVILAILSLVGIIGTQIFWLNNAIEQQDQVFNHNVQVALRNVVESLCEANGKDFPEVNPIEQVSGNYFIVRTNDRIDLANLEYLISAEIKKRSISQDFEYGVYDCTNDRMVYADNINLKAEYKRSVIPVLQNEEYYFGVYFPEKSKTLFSGFDLWKFTSAITLVVIVFFGYALFVILRQKRLSEVQKDFINNVSHELKTPLATLSLATSSLQERSNGKDGKYLQIIQTEVSRLKKNVEDILYSSLVDTRISIKKEVVSIPDFLNELVDELKNEYAAHMIEWEVKGETKQVVNTNQKILTNIVRNLVDNAVKYGGKKIIVEFHQDEKKTTISVQDDGIGISESQIKKIFNKFYRVPESQHQHNQKGFGLGLHIVSSALKRLKGRVSLSSHLGKGSTFKIILPNG; encoded by the coding sequence GAAAAACGCACATATACGTGTTTTAGTCATACTCGCTATTCTTTCTTTAGTCGGGATAATAGGCACTCAGATTTTTTGGCTTAATAACGCTATAGAGCAACAGGATCAAGTTTTCAATCACAATGTTCAGGTTGCTTTAAGAAATGTAGTTGAATCACTATGTGAAGCAAATGGGAAAGACTTCCCTGAGGTCAATCCTATCGAACAGGTTTCCGGTAATTATTTTATTGTACGAACAAACGACCGTATTGATCTTGCCAATCTAGAGTATCTTATTTCTGCAGAAATAAAGAAAAGATCTATATCTCAGGATTTTGAATATGGAGTTTATGACTGCACCAACGATCGAATGGTATATGCAGATAACATTAATCTTAAGGCCGAATACAAGCGCTCTGTAATTCCTGTTTTACAAAATGAAGAGTATTACTTTGGCGTTTATTTTCCAGAAAAATCTAAAACTCTTTTTTCCGGATTTGATCTTTGGAAATTTACATCAGCTATTACCCTTGTTGTCATTGTATTCTTTGGTTATGCCTTGTTTGTAATCCTTCGACAAAAGCGCTTGAGTGAAGTTCAAAAAGATTTTATAAACAATGTTAGCCATGAGCTGAAAACCCCATTAGCTACACTTTCCTTGGCGACTTCAAGCTTACAGGAAAGATCCAATGGGAAGGATGGAAAGTACTTACAAATAATTCAAACTGAAGTTTCACGTCTCAAAAAAAATGTGGAAGATATTCTTTATTCTTCATTGGTAGATACCAGAATCTCAATCAAAAAAGAGGTTGTATCAATTCCAGATTTCTTGAATGAATTGGTTGATGAACTTAAGAATGAGTATGCAGCTCATATGATTGAATGGGAAGTGAAAGGTGAAACCAAACAAGTAGTTAACACGAATCAAAAAATATTGACAAATATTGTTAGAAACCTTGTGGATAATGCGGTCAAATACGGAGGGAAAAAAATCATTGTGGAATTTCATCAAGACGAAAAGAAAACAACGATCTCAGTCCAAGATGACGGCATTGGAATCTCAGAAAGTCAGATCAAGAAAATTTTTAACAAGTTTTACAGAGTGCCAGAAAGCCAACATCAGCACAATCAAAAAGGATTTGGCTTAGGATTACACATAGTTAGTTCTGCGCTAAAAAGATTGAAAGGAAGAGTCTCTTTATCATCGCATTTAGGTAAAGGAAGTACATTCAAAATTATATTACCCAATGGCTAA
- a CDS encoding response regulator transcription factor, with the protein MAKILLAEDDENLGFMVQDNLEQLNHEVVWYKNGIEAFNEFQNQSFEICVLDVMMPKMDGFELASKIREQDEFIPILFLTAKSQEEDRLEGFEVGGDDYISKPFSMKELGYRIEVFLRRSNSKEIGFSDETKHFGSSVFDVKNLVYRCDDFQSSLTQMEANLLNLLLKYKNQLVKREVILETIWGENDYFKGRSLDVFITRLRKYLKNDSSLEIRNHHGVGFSLIISE; encoded by the coding sequence ATGGCTAAAATCCTACTAGCAGAAGACGATGAGAATTTAGGTTTCATGGTTCAAGACAATCTTGAGCAACTTAATCATGAAGTCGTATGGTATAAAAATGGGATCGAAGCATTCAATGAATTTCAAAATCAATCATTTGAAATATGCGTGCTGGATGTAATGATGCCAAAGATGGATGGATTTGAGCTAGCTTCTAAAATACGCGAGCAGGATGAGTTCATCCCTATCCTCTTTTTAACTGCTAAATCTCAAGAAGAAGATCGCCTTGAAGGCTTTGAGGTTGGTGGTGATGACTATATCTCAAAGCCATTTTCAATGAAAGAATTAGGCTATAGGATCGAAGTTTTTTTAAGGAGGAGTAATTCCAAAGAAATTGGTTTTTCTGATGAGACTAAACATTTTGGGAGTTCCGTTTTTGATGTCAAAAACCTTGTCTATAGATGTGACGACTTTCAGAGTTCATTAACTCAAATGGAGGCCAACCTACTTAATTTGCTTCTCAAGTATAAGAATCAATTAGTCAAACGAGAAGTTATTCTTGAAACAATCTGGGGTGAAAATGATTACTTCAAAGGTCGAAGCTTAGACGTATTTATTACACGACTCAGAAAGTACCTCAAAAATGATAGCTCATTAGAAATTAGAAATCACCATGGTGTAGGATTTAGTCTAATAATTTCAGAATAG
- a CDS encoding T9SS type A sorting domain-containing protein codes for MEKKVTILIMGLLLIMNVSIFAQSQDEGKIVVEITKEINGEKKTFKGEYNSTEEMNADPNYKEFAGDDEAFDFWFDGSDDEEMIFHLDQMRDHSKSFFKFFHNGEDEEDNDNTFFFKHFDGDSSNSFFNFHLDGMNMDEYKEKMKELGIELDVLFDKLDDSNAHKSVKVIVTKRIKILDVEDEFGKKGKVEDSNKLVLDDLSFSPNPSSNGRFKVRFELPQEGELDIRVSDLEGKEVFNRRFERFGGTYSEMIDLSDQKEGIYLMEISQGKKRLTKKIVIN; via the coding sequence ATGGAAAAGAAAGTAACTATTTTAATCATGGGCCTGCTGCTCATTATGAACGTTTCAATTTTTGCTCAATCACAAGATGAAGGAAAAATTGTAGTAGAAATCACTAAAGAGATTAATGGTGAGAAAAAAACTTTTAAGGGAGAATATAACTCTACTGAAGAGATGAATGCGGATCCAAATTATAAGGAATTCGCAGGCGATGATGAAGCATTTGATTTCTGGTTTGATGGATCTGATGATGAAGAAATGATCTTTCACTTAGATCAAATGAGAGATCACAGCAAATCTTTTTTTAAGTTTTTCCACAATGGAGAAGATGAGGAGGATAATGATAATACCTTCTTTTTTAAGCACTTTGATGGAGATTCTTCCAATAGCTTTTTCAATTTTCATTTAGATGGAATGAATATGGATGAGTACAAAGAAAAAATGAAAGAACTAGGTATCGAACTGGACGTTCTTTTTGATAAGTTAGATGATAGTAACGCTCATAAATCTGTGAAGGTAATTGTAACAAAGAGAATAAAAATTCTTGATGTTGAAGATGAGTTTGGTAAAAAGGGGAAAGTGGAAGATAGCAATAAGCTTGTCTTAGATGATTTAAGTTTTTCCCCTAATCCATCATCCAATGGTCGTTTTAAAGTGAGGTTTGAATTGCCTCAAGAAGGAGAGTTGGATATTCGTGTTTCTGATCTGGAAGGAAAGGAAGTTTTTAATAGACGTTTTGAAAGATTTGGTGGAACATACTCAGAGATGATTGATTTATCTGATCAAAAAGAGGGCATTTATTTAATGGAAATCAGTCAAGGTAAAAAGAGATTGACTAAAAAGATAGTGATCAATTAA
- a CDS encoding HAMP domain-containing sensor histidine kinase, whose amino-acid sequence MKRKTLRWIIGLMGLSMMGLIAFQLYWIDSLVTANEERFRKDVLDALSTVAGKLEKQETYAALQKLNYLNSPIYNDVQLREIQKSQQSNNSRNVEVVQRGNQQVFVFADTVQNGSFEFVVNFSSTADNFFFEDFAPPLGSSMEEMLEERDVKIEQLESKLAKVSRKYELTFDVVKDLMGPNRSVSSRFNPNQLDSLLKSELIGKGINIDYDYGVLQPHAKRFLLLTNNIRQNELKESEFRTTLFPNDIFESDSMLIIDFPGKQGYLVGKVWSAMASSGFLVLVILFCFGYSIRTIVRQKKLSEMKNDFINNMTHELKTPISTVSLAVEALNDKEIEQSKLRTKYIKVIGEENKRLGDQVEKVLQIAAIDRNDYNLKEEMLRMSDVMKSAADHISIQVEQRGGRLNMIEKADKDLVKGDEIHLTNIILNLLDNANKYSSEAPNITLRTASDTEDFIISIHDKGIGMTREQQKHIFEKFYRVPTGNLHNVKGFGLGLAYVQRIVEAHGGSIHVDSEPGKGSKFSITLPLANEA is encoded by the coding sequence ATGAAGCGAAAGACACTTAGGTGGATAATAGGGTTAATGGGTTTGTCCATGATGGGCCTTATTGCTTTTCAGCTTTACTGGATTGATTCATTGGTTACTGCTAATGAAGAGCGTTTTAGAAAAGATGTTTTGGATGCTCTAAGCACAGTTGCTGGTAAGCTTGAGAAACAAGAAACATATGCTGCCCTTCAGAAATTGAATTATTTGAATTCCCCGATATATAATGATGTTCAACTTCGAGAAATACAAAAAAGTCAACAATCAAATAATTCTAGAAATGTAGAGGTAGTACAGCGAGGAAATCAGCAGGTTTTTGTTTTTGCCGATACTGTACAGAATGGCAGTTTCGAATTTGTTGTTAACTTTTCCAGCACTGCTGATAACTTCTTTTTTGAAGACTTTGCACCTCCATTAGGTTCCTCAATGGAGGAAATGCTGGAAGAGCGAGATGTTAAAATAGAGCAGCTTGAAAGTAAACTAGCTAAGGTTTCCAGAAAATATGAGCTAACTTTTGATGTAGTGAAAGACCTAATGGGTCCCAATAGATCAGTTTCCTCACGTTTTAATCCAAATCAACTAGACTCATTATTGAAAAGTGAGCTGATCGGAAAAGGAATTAATATAGACTATGATTATGGCGTTTTGCAGCCTCATGCGAAAAGATTCCTTCTCTTAACGAATAATATTAGACAAAATGAGCTGAAAGAGAGTGAATTTAGGACAACATTATTCCCGAATGATATATTCGAAAGTGATAGTATGTTAATTATAGATTTCCCTGGAAAGCAAGGGTATTTGGTTGGTAAGGTATGGTCTGCAATGGCAAGTTCGGGTTTTCTCGTTCTCGTGATCTTATTCTGCTTTGGGTATAGCATTAGAACGATAGTTCGACAGAAGAAGCTTTCTGAAATGAAGAATGATTTCATCAATAATATGACTCATGAACTTAAGACACCTATTTCCACTGTTTCATTGGCTGTTGAAGCTCTCAATGACAAAGAAATTGAGCAAAGTAAGCTCAGGACAAAATACATCAAGGTAATTGGTGAGGAAAATAAGCGTTTGGGAGATCAGGTTGAGAAAGTCTTACAAATAGCTGCTATTGATAGAAATGATTATAATCTTAAAGAAGAAATGTTAAGGATGAGTGATGTAATGAAAAGTGCTGCTGATCATATTTCTATTCAAGTAGAGCAGCGTGGCGGCAGATTAAATATGATCGAGAAAGCTGATAAGGATCTAGTCAAGGGTGACGAAATTCATCTTACAAACATCATTCTCAATTTATTAGATAATGCGAATAAGTATTCGTCCGAAGCACCCAATATCACCCTAAGAACTGCTTCGGATACAGAAGATTTTATTATATCCATTCATGATAAAGGAATAGGTATGACTAGAGAGCAACAAAAGCATATTTTCGAAAAATTTTATCGAGTTCCCACTGGGAACCTTCACAATGTCAAAGGTTTTGGCTTAGGCCTAGCCTATGTACAACGCATCGTAGAGGCTCATGGTGGTAGTATTCATGTAGATAGCGAGCCAGGAAAAGGAAGCAAGTTTTCAATCACATTACCACTAGCAAATGAAGCCTAG
- a CDS encoding response regulator transcription factor produces MKPRLLIVEDDPNLGEILSEYLGLKGYETTLMRDGEEGGRAFKKAEFDLCILDLMMPKKDGFTLAKEIRATDDDTPIIFLTAKSMKQDIIKGFTIGADDYMTKPFSMEELLLRIQAILKRSIKKEEPFPNPFTIAGLVYYYQENRLITPKREINLTTKENELLKIFFENVNKTVERSSALKKIWKDDSYFNARSMDVYIAKIRKYLSDEPSLKILTIHGEGFKLVEVN; encoded by the coding sequence ATGAAGCCTAGATTATTAATAGTAGAAGATGACCCAAATCTGGGCGAAATTTTAAGTGAATACTTAGGATTAAAAGGTTATGAAACAACATTAATGAGAGATGGTGAAGAAGGTGGAAGAGCTTTCAAAAAAGCCGAATTTGACCTTTGCATTCTTGATTTAATGATGCCCAAAAAAGATGGGTTCACGTTAGCTAAAGAGATAAGAGCTACCGATGATGATACTCCTATAATCTTTCTCACTGCTAAGTCCATGAAACAAGACATCATCAAGGGATTCACTATTGGTGCTGATGATTACATGACAAAGCCTTTTAGCATGGAAGAGCTACTTCTTCGAATACAAGCAATCCTTAAAAGGTCAATTAAAAAAGAAGAACCTTTTCCAAATCCTTTTACTATAGCAGGGTTGGTATATTATTATCAAGAGAATAGATTAATTACACCCAAAAGAGAAATCAATCTGACAACAAAAGAAAATGAGCTCTTGAAAATCTTCTTTGAAAATGTAAACAAGACTGTTGAAAGAAGTTCAGCTCTAAAAAAAATCTGGAAAGATGACAGCTACTTTAATGCAAGAAGCATGGATGTATATATCGCTAAAATTCGAAAGTATCTTTCGGATGAACCCAGCCTTAAGATATTAACAATTCATGGTGAAGGTTTCAAATTAGTGGAGGTCAATTGA